A part of Myxococcus landrumus genomic DNA contains:
- a CDS encoding MerR family transcriptional regulator, which yields MALTVSQVARLAKISVRTLHHYDAMELLCPSERSDAGYRLYSQADLQRLQQVLFFRELGFPLEEIRRILGNPDFDLRAALLMQRRLLDERAERLDALRHAVDAALASIDQGTQMSGEEMFEGFEPARYEDEVKERWGDTEAYRESKRRTAKYKKDDWRRIKEEAEGVFDGLARLLEAGRAPTEREAMDLAEAHRQHLIRWFYPCTPDFHRALGEMYVSDARFTENIDSKRPGLALFSRDAFVANAARQGS from the coding sequence ATGGCCCTGACCGTCAGTCAAGTCGCTCGCCTGGCCAAGATCAGCGTGCGCACGTTGCACCACTACGACGCGATGGAGTTGCTGTGTCCGTCGGAGCGCAGCGATGCGGGTTACCGGCTGTATTCACAGGCGGACTTGCAGCGGTTGCAACAGGTGCTCTTCTTCCGGGAGCTGGGTTTCCCGCTGGAGGAGATTCGCCGCATCCTGGGCAATCCCGACTTCGACCTTCGCGCGGCCCTGCTCATGCAACGCCGGTTGTTGGATGAGCGCGCCGAGCGGCTGGACGCATTGAGGCACGCCGTGGATGCGGCGTTGGCCTCCATTGACCAGGGGACGCAGATGAGCGGCGAAGAGATGTTCGAGGGGTTCGAGCCGGCGCGTTACGAAGACGAGGTGAAGGAGCGCTGGGGCGACACGGAGGCGTATCGGGAGTCGAAGCGGCGGACCGCGAAGTACAAGAAGGACGACTGGCGCCGCATCAAGGAGGAGGCCGAAGGCGTCTTCGATGGCCTGGCGCGGTTGCTCGAAGCAGGCCGGGCGCCGACAGAGCGCGAGGCCATGGACCTGGCGGAGGCGCATCGGCAACACCTCATCCGCTGGTTCTACCCCTGCACCCCGGACTTCCACCGGGCGCTGGGCGAGATGTACGTGAGCGATGCGCGCTTCACGGAGAACATCGACAGCAAGCGGCCGGGTCTCGCGCTCTTCTCGCGTGATGCCTTCGTCGCCAATGCCGCGCGGCAGGGCAGCTAG
- a CDS encoding amidohydrolase family protein, with protein sequence MEGRLLLKNCAVFRADGRVRRGMAVVVEGGVIRRVAPDAQVPVLPGDWEVACRGRLVAPGLVDSHSHLVNGQLLPPNGQFLLLPPRERLERMRRVARHVASEDVEALTRFAAARALRDGVTLVIEHLACSDVAGGLAAQARAAESVGLRLVTSHATHSMDGASQADGWLEANADFARRHAKHRLVRGALGFHASYTCEDSLLSRIARLSNELDVPTVFHLAENEDDLSTTYARHGQRVVPRLDALGLLGPRAIAGYARALDSSEVARLEQSQTFVSLAARGVRTLERGTDPLEAILLRLHLLGLGTGGHGTLQEELLAALVGVLRISRAGHLPDVDSTLSHLLVSGPAELCTRLFGLPSGTVEEGSIADLVVYDSVPAADPETGYSPYLIGQLSRSPVAWTVVDGRVRVREGQLLGTDYVDLSRAATEALERVWSRARLGS encoded by the coding sequence ATGGAAGGTCGCCTGCTGCTGAAGAACTGCGCCGTGTTCCGGGCGGATGGACGGGTCCGGCGTGGGATGGCTGTGGTGGTCGAGGGCGGCGTCATTCGCCGCGTCGCGCCGGATGCCCAGGTGCCTGTCCTTCCGGGTGACTGGGAAGTGGCCTGCCGGGGACGGCTGGTGGCCCCGGGCCTGGTGGACAGTCATTCCCATCTCGTCAATGGCCAGCTCCTTCCGCCCAACGGGCAGTTCCTCCTGCTGCCTCCTCGCGAGCGCTTGGAGCGCATGCGCCGCGTGGCCCGGCACGTCGCCTCCGAGGATGTCGAAGCGCTCACCCGCTTCGCCGCCGCGCGTGCGCTGCGCGACGGTGTCACGCTGGTCATCGAGCACCTGGCCTGCTCGGACGTGGCGGGGGGACTCGCCGCCCAGGCTCGCGCCGCCGAGAGCGTGGGCCTCCGACTGGTGACGAGCCACGCCACCCACAGCATGGACGGAGCGTCGCAAGCGGACGGGTGGCTGGAGGCCAACGCGGACTTCGCACGCCGCCACGCGAAGCACCGGCTGGTGCGCGGGGCCCTGGGCTTCCACGCTTCGTACACGTGTGAGGACTCGCTCCTCTCGCGCATCGCGCGGCTCAGCAACGAGCTCGACGTCCCCACCGTCTTCCACCTCGCGGAGAACGAGGACGACCTCAGCACCACGTATGCCCGGCATGGGCAGCGCGTCGTGCCGCGGCTGGATGCGCTGGGGTTGCTCGGACCGCGGGCCATCGCGGGATATGCGCGTGCGCTCGACAGCTCGGAGGTCGCTCGCCTCGAGCAGAGCCAGACCTTCGTTTCGCTCGCGGCCCGGGGTGTGCGGACGCTGGAGCGTGGCACGGACCCGCTGGAGGCCATCCTCCTTCGCCTGCACTTGCTGGGACTGGGCACGGGCGGACACGGCACGCTCCAGGAGGAGCTGCTCGCGGCGCTCGTGGGGGTCCTTCGCATCTCCCGCGCGGGACACCTGCCGGACGTGGACAGCACCCTCTCACACCTGCTCGTCAGTGGGCCCGCGGAGCTGTGCACCCGCTTGTTCGGTCTGCCTTCGGGCACCGTCGAGGAAGGCAGCATCGCGGACCTCGTCGTGTATGACTCCGTGCCCGCCGCCGACCCGGAAACCGGTTACTCGCCGTACCTGATTGGCCAGCTCTCCCGCTCGCCCGTGGCGTGGACGGTGGTGGATGGTCGCGTCCGCGTGCGCGAGGGCCAGTTGTTGGGCACCGACTACGTGGACCTGTCCCGCGCCGCCACCGAGGCCCTGGAGCGCGTCTGGTCTCGCGCTCGGCTGGGAAGCTGA
- a CDS encoding YfhO family protein has product MSGRSKSWGKVLLSVAGLLALLVFAYSPVLGGSLLAGRDVFRVFFPDSAFLLESLRAGEMPLWNPYLRLGQPFAATLYSQVYYPPRWVAVLLAGPIASMTVMHIAHAALAAVGVFLLARRLRASWPAALVAGAMFGLSPMMTDLGIQQNVVDAAAWSGFIVLAALDLAARFGRGPLVLLAVTSALSLFAGSPETTLWQGIVAVLVALFGRTSSALAHGAATGSARGGVAGLAPSEGTLLAASPESTAAVAVPQGAGTLALSTTEGALEAVAASTPRKARPLAIRARALAVVRVAAGFVLSIVLASVVLLPAAEFAGNSLRAQRGWSEQLAWSVSWPQVLSTVWPLADWPRDRYWGEDQWFILNLFLGTLPCALAVMGGLHGPRRVRPFVVGALGLVMLSLGRHLPPAAWFIQTFPPFSLFRYPAKYFVGAAFCFAVLSAFGLDAMGRLARSVPPSRWKAALAFIGMGVAIAVSGPLVRKLPMRASAEAGAPWVPFALGLAVLVFWLLPWSFARPRRVRHGLAALAILELAAAHSLLGIPKYTPWEALRQPFSLRPHLPAPFPGRISADIEGPEDPTRAVVTNTIERSLDRLMPNRFVEERLPALEGYGAPEPLRSNVFHLAGERGVYDLAGVTHYLRQGPPPFEDLELLNQAEDGTTLSRSRTALPHAFLVQRARVVTDEEALDAVLDPDQPFREIAFLSSGEPLNRPACKGTVSPQRQSAQHLSLEVNACDESYLVVSDSHYPGWRATVDGKDVPIHRANLALRAVRLSPGEHHIRFDYQPTSFRLGLVLSLLGGLTLVGLMFLPRLRPKARPG; this is encoded by the coding sequence ATGAGCGGGCGTTCGAAGTCGTGGGGCAAGGTGCTCCTCTCCGTCGCGGGCTTGCTGGCCCTGCTCGTGTTCGCCTACAGCCCCGTGCTCGGCGGCAGCCTGCTCGCGGGACGGGACGTGTTCCGTGTCTTCTTCCCGGACTCGGCCTTCCTGCTCGAGTCGCTGCGAGCGGGGGAGATGCCGCTGTGGAATCCGTACCTGCGGCTGGGCCAGCCGTTCGCCGCGACGCTGTATTCGCAGGTGTACTACCCGCCGCGCTGGGTGGCGGTGTTGCTCGCGGGCCCCATCGCGTCGATGACGGTGATGCACATCGCGCATGCGGCGCTCGCGGCCGTGGGGGTGTTCCTCCTCGCGCGAAGGCTTCGCGCTTCATGGCCCGCGGCGTTGGTCGCGGGCGCGATGTTCGGCCTGTCGCCGATGATGACGGACCTGGGCATCCAACAGAACGTCGTGGATGCGGCGGCGTGGAGCGGCTTCATCGTGCTCGCCGCGCTGGACCTCGCGGCCCGCTTCGGACGAGGACCGCTGGTGCTGCTCGCGGTGACCTCCGCGCTGTCACTGTTCGCGGGCTCGCCGGAGACCACGCTGTGGCAGGGAATCGTCGCGGTGCTCGTGGCCTTGTTCGGGCGCACCTCTTCCGCCTTGGCGCATGGCGCGGCCACCGGGTCGGCACGCGGAGGCGTCGCCGGCCTGGCCCCCTCGGAAGGAACCCTGCTCGCCGCATCCCCTGAGAGCACAGCGGCTGTCGCTGTCCCTCAAGGCGCGGGAACACTGGCCTTGTCCACGACGGAGGGCGCGCTAGAGGCCGTCGCGGCGTCGACGCCACGGAAGGCACGGCCTCTCGCGATTCGTGCGCGTGCGCTCGCGGTCGTTCGGGTCGCCGCGGGCTTCGTCCTGTCCATCGTGCTCGCGTCGGTGGTGCTGCTCCCCGCCGCGGAGTTCGCCGGCAACTCGCTCCGAGCACAACGCGGCTGGTCCGAGCAGCTCGCCTGGTCCGTCTCGTGGCCGCAAGTCCTCTCCACCGTGTGGCCGCTCGCGGATTGGCCTCGTGACAGGTACTGGGGCGAGGACCAGTGGTTCATCCTCAATCTCTTCCTCGGCACCCTGCCCTGTGCCCTCGCCGTGATGGGCGGGCTCCACGGCCCGCGACGGGTTCGGCCGTTCGTGGTGGGCGCGCTGGGGCTCGTGATGCTGAGCCTGGGACGCCACCTGCCACCGGCCGCGTGGTTCATCCAGACGTTTCCGCCCTTCTCCCTCTTCCGCTACCCGGCGAAGTACTTCGTGGGCGCGGCCTTCTGCTTCGCGGTCCTCTCCGCCTTCGGGCTCGACGCGATGGGACGGCTTGCGCGCAGCGTGCCGCCCTCGCGGTGGAAGGCGGCCCTGGCCTTCATCGGCATGGGGGTGGCCATCGCCGTCAGTGGCCCCCTGGTCCGCAAGCTCCCCATGCGCGCCTCCGCCGAAGCCGGCGCGCCCTGGGTTCCCTTCGCGCTGGGCCTCGCCGTCCTCGTCTTCTGGCTGTTGCCCTGGTCCTTCGCGCGTCCTCGCCGCGTCCGGCATGGGCTGGCGGCGCTCGCGATTCTCGAGCTCGCCGCCGCGCACTCCCTGCTTGGCATTCCCAAGTACACGCCATGGGAGGCCCTGCGGCAGCCCTTCTCCCTGCGCCCTCACCTGCCCGCGCCCTTCCCAGGGCGCATCAGCGCGGACATCGAGGGCCCCGAGGACCCAACGCGCGCCGTGGTGACGAACACCATCGAGCGCAGCCTCGACCGCCTCATGCCCAATCGCTTCGTGGAGGAGCGCCTTCCCGCGCTGGAAGGCTACGGCGCTCCGGAGCCGCTGCGCTCCAACGTCTTCCACCTCGCGGGAGAGCGCGGCGTCTACGACCTGGCCGGCGTCACCCACTACCTGCGCCAAGGCCCACCTCCCTTCGAGGACCTGGAGCTGCTGAATCAGGCGGAGGACGGCACGACGCTCTCCCGCTCACGCACCGCCCTGCCCCACGCCTTCCTCGTCCAGCGCGCTCGCGTCGTCACGGATGAAGAGGCGCTGGACGCGGTGCTCGACCCGGACCAACCCTTCCGGGAGATTGCCTTCCTCTCTTCTGGAGAGCCGCTGAATCGTCCCGCCTGCAAGGGAACCGTGAGCCCCCAGCGGCAGAGCGCGCAGCACCTCTCGCTGGAGGTCAACGCGTGCGACGAGAGCTACCTCGTCGTGTCCGACAGCCACTACCCCGGCTGGCGCGCGACGGTGGACGGGAAGGACGTCCCCATCCACCGGGCCAACCTGGCCCTGCGCGCGGTGCGGTTGAGCCCGGGCGAGCACCACATCCGCTTCGACTACCAGCCCACCAGCTTCCGCCTCGGGCTCGTGCTGTCATTGCTCGGCGGCCTCACGCTCGTGGGGCTGATGTTCCTGCCGCGACTGCGTCCGAAGGCGCGGCCGGGCTAG
- a CDS encoding serine/threonine protein kinase yields the protein MSPVAPQQREAGRFGKYRLVDRIAVGGMAEIFLAQQEDEDGREAPVVIKRIRPHLSKHAAFVKMFLNEARLAAQLNHPNVVQIHDLGKIADSYFIAMEYVAGRDMRRVVPKAEALGIPFPLVYAMKIASCVCAGLHHAHTKVDLYDNPLNIVHRDVSPENIVVAFDGSVKILDFGIAKASNQVSQTRTGEVKGKLSYMSPEQCLGKALDCRSDVFSLGVVLYEWLTGFKLFTGESEVAVMRSITEGKIYAPSYFREDLPERVEVILMKALERDRDRRYQTAAEMQRDLDDFLDAYDFTPTPLHLANFIKQLFEEELQEETRRARTRAATAPTSEEALELSEVATAMETASPPVVAEPPPAITAPLTIPPGIAALAPGGSDDRTEPRMLAVPLTAELLEAVEAVARRNDLPPGRMVAEILESWLKYR from the coding sequence ATGTCTCCCGTCGCACCGCAGCAGCGTGAAGCCGGTCGCTTCGGCAAGTACCGGCTCGTGGACCGCATCGCCGTCGGAGGGATGGCGGAAATCTTCCTGGCGCAACAGGAGGATGAGGACGGGCGCGAGGCGCCCGTGGTCATCAAGCGCATCCGCCCGCACCTGTCCAAGCACGCGGCCTTCGTGAAGATGTTCCTCAACGAGGCGCGGCTGGCCGCCCAGCTCAACCACCCCAACGTGGTGCAGATTCACGACCTGGGGAAGATCGCCGACAGCTACTTCATCGCGATGGAGTACGTGGCCGGGCGGGACATGCGGCGCGTCGTCCCCAAGGCGGAGGCGCTCGGCATTCCCTTCCCGCTGGTCTACGCGATGAAGATTGCCTCGTGTGTCTGCGCGGGCCTGCACCACGCGCACACGAAGGTGGACCTCTACGACAACCCGCTCAACATCGTTCACCGCGATGTGTCGCCGGAGAACATCGTCGTCGCCTTCGACGGCTCGGTGAAGATTCTCGACTTCGGCATCGCCAAGGCCTCCAACCAGGTGAGCCAGACGCGCACCGGCGAGGTCAAGGGCAAGCTCAGCTACATGAGCCCGGAGCAGTGTCTGGGCAAGGCGCTGGATTGCCGCAGCGACGTCTTCTCTCTGGGCGTGGTGCTCTACGAGTGGCTCACGGGCTTCAAGCTCTTCACCGGAGAGTCCGAGGTCGCCGTGATGCGCAGCATCACCGAGGGGAAGATCTACGCGCCCTCGTACTTCCGCGAGGACCTGCCGGAGCGCGTGGAAGTCATCCTGATGAAGGCGCTGGAGCGGGACCGCGACCGGCGCTACCAGACGGCGGCGGAGATGCAGCGCGACCTGGATGACTTCCTGGACGCGTACGACTTCACGCCCACGCCGCTGCACCTGGCCAACTTCATCAAGCAGCTCTTCGAGGAGGAGCTCCAGGAGGAGACGCGAAGGGCGCGGACGCGGGCCGCCACCGCGCCGACGTCCGAGGAGGCGCTGGAGCTGTCGGAGGTCGCCACCGCGATGGAGACGGCGAGCCCGCCCGTCGTGGCCGAGCCTCCTCCCGCCATCACCGCGCCCCTCACCATTCCGCCGGGCATCGCCGCGCTGGCTCCGGGGGGCTCCGATGACCGCACCGAGCCGCGCATGCTGGCCGTGCCGCTGACCGCGGAGCTGCTGGAGGCGGTGGAGGCCGTGGCGCGTCGCAACGACCTTCCGCCTGGGCGCATGGTGGCGGAGATCCTCGAGTCCTGGCTCAAGTACCGCTGA
- a CDS encoding class I SAM-dependent rRNA methyltransferase, giving the protein MPTLVDTLRTAQARRGALLTDARTTAFRVLHGEADGVPDVTVDRFGGLYVVSLYRDFTASEEEALLDAAMAAWAPASLYLKRRPREARVLANVAKETLAPETAARGAPVESLTALENGVSFLIRPGQGLSVGLYLDMRDTRAWLQQEAQGRTVLNLFAYTCAFGVVAMASGAKRALNVDASRRVLEWGEENARLNAQTVDRYDYIAGDVFDWLKRLAKKGETFDLVVSDPPSFSNTKEARFSAARDYARLAEAAARVVAPGGRLVACCNHAGLPMKRFEAMVAEGVALAGRQGRALSSSGPSSLDFPSAPGQEPALKVHVVQLR; this is encoded by the coding sequence ATGCCCACCCTCGTGGACACGCTCCGGACCGCGCAAGCCCGACGCGGTGCCTTGCTGACCGATGCTCGCACCACCGCCTTCCGTGTCCTCCACGGCGAGGCGGATGGCGTCCCCGACGTCACGGTGGACCGCTTCGGTGGCCTGTATGTCGTCAGCCTCTATCGGGACTTCACGGCCTCGGAAGAGGAGGCGTTGCTCGATGCCGCCATGGCCGCGTGGGCACCGGCCAGCCTCTATCTCAAGCGCCGACCGCGCGAGGCCCGAGTCCTCGCCAACGTGGCCAAGGAGACGCTCGCACCGGAGACCGCCGCGCGGGGTGCTCCCGTGGAGTCGCTCACGGCGCTCGAGAACGGCGTGTCCTTCCTCATCCGTCCGGGGCAGGGGCTCTCGGTGGGGTTGTACCTGGACATGCGCGACACCCGGGCGTGGCTCCAGCAAGAGGCCCAGGGCCGCACGGTGCTCAACCTGTTCGCGTACACCTGTGCGTTTGGCGTGGTCGCCATGGCCTCGGGCGCGAAGCGGGCGCTCAACGTGGACGCCAGCCGGCGCGTGCTGGAGTGGGGCGAGGAGAACGCGCGCCTCAACGCGCAGACCGTGGACCGCTACGACTACATCGCGGGCGACGTCTTCGACTGGCTCAAGCGCCTGGCGAAGAAGGGGGAGACCTTCGACCTCGTCGTCTCGGACCCGCCGTCGTTCTCCAACACGAAGGAAGCCCGCTTCTCCGCCGCGCGCGACTACGCCCGCCTGGCCGAGGCCGCCGCGCGAGTCGTGGCGCCAGGAGGCAGACTGGTCGCCTGCTGCAATCACGCGGGCCTGCCCATGAAGCGCTTCGAGGCCATGGTGGCCGAAGGGGTGGCCCTGGCGGGCCGTCAAGGCCGTGCGCTCAGCTCCTCGGGGCCTTCTTCCCTCGACTTTCCGAGCGCTCCTGGACAGGAGCCGGCTCTGAAGGTCCACGTCGTCCAACTTCGTTAG
- a CDS encoding fused MFS/spermidine synthase, with protein sequence MEAIPLNSPSSWRTGLPFRLWVFLGSFLLFQVELIVARVLLPSYGSSAAIWTTCLVFYQAVLLLGYFYSSRVTPRVLQGGYRWAHLVFVLTAVVVLPFRLRHFELPPVAAILLTLTLSLGWPFLALSTTSVVAQGWLTRTSHPSREDPFFLYGTSNAGALLALLTFPFIVEPALDLDTQLLVWYVGYGVFALLAVLCIREVRAGAPEAKNTPDTVESRPKAPLTSRLTWLLLSASANALLLAVTNVLTLDASIPLLWILPLSLYLLTLIVCFSRRPPTPTGLNRLAVGSLVLAGVAALFALARAQTSLPSLVLHSTVLWVGCLLMHGNLVWCRPTDSRLLGSFYLHVSLGGLAGTLMLALGIPLLMGSLALPYLDHGVAGLLILAGLAARDAARREQGLPVPRLAPYVSAGAAVFVVGILAVSGWALARGRLEGSRTFYGQYTVKDAEGLRLFQHGSTVHGVENLAPEERGEPLSYYHRGSAVGRVMASAMIPRKQVAVVGLGIGSLAAYGRPGETWDFYELDPEVERLARRHFSLLGSSQANVRVFAGDARLRMEEAREQGYDVIVLDAFSSDFVPTHLLTREAISLYLRKLRPGGLLLFHVSSRLFNLVPVLTRLSAELHVPGLVNRPECLSVEELASGRSPSIWFAMSPNPDTAANLSRELPFQRVDATPEMLGRRAWTDGYVNLLHALATP encoded by the coding sequence ATGGAGGCAATCCCCCTGAATTCCCCGTCGAGCTGGCGCACCGGACTGCCGTTCCGACTCTGGGTCTTCCTCGGCTCGTTCCTGCTCTTCCAGGTGGAGCTCATCGTCGCCCGGGTGTTGCTGCCCTCGTACGGGAGCAGCGCGGCCATCTGGACGACGTGCCTGGTGTTCTACCAGGCGGTGTTGCTGCTGGGTTACTTCTACTCGAGCCGCGTCACGCCGCGCGTCCTGCAAGGCGGCTATCGGTGGGCGCACCTCGTCTTCGTGCTGACGGCGGTGGTGGTCCTCCCCTTTCGGCTGCGCCACTTCGAGCTGCCTCCGGTCGCCGCCATCCTGCTGACGCTCACGCTGTCGCTGGGCTGGCCCTTTCTCGCGCTGTCGACGACCAGCGTCGTCGCGCAGGGCTGGCTCACCCGGACATCGCATCCCTCCAGGGAGGACCCCTTCTTCCTCTACGGGACATCCAACGCGGGGGCCTTGCTGGCGCTGCTGACCTTCCCGTTCATCGTGGAGCCGGCGCTGGACCTCGATACGCAGTTGCTCGTCTGGTACGTGGGCTATGGGGTCTTCGCGCTGCTCGCGGTGTTGTGCATCCGGGAGGTGCGAGCGGGGGCTCCCGAGGCGAAGAACACTCCGGACACCGTGGAGTCGAGACCGAAGGCGCCGTTGACCTCGCGCCTCACTTGGCTGCTGCTGTCGGCGAGCGCCAACGCCCTGCTGCTCGCGGTGACGAACGTCCTCACGCTGGATGCCTCCATCCCGCTGCTGTGGATTCTCCCGCTGTCGCTCTACCTGCTCACGCTCATCGTCTGCTTCTCGCGCCGACCGCCGACGCCCACGGGGTTGAATCGGCTGGCGGTGGGCAGTCTGGTGCTCGCGGGGGTGGCGGCGCTGTTCGCGCTGGCGCGAGCCCAGACGTCGCTGCCGTCACTGGTGCTCCACAGCACGGTGCTCTGGGTGGGGTGCCTGTTGATGCATGGGAACCTGGTGTGGTGCCGGCCCACGGACTCCCGGCTGCTGGGCTCGTTCTATCTGCACGTCTCGCTGGGGGGGCTGGCGGGGACACTGATGCTCGCGCTGGGCATCCCGCTGTTGATGGGCTCGCTAGCGCTCCCCTATCTGGACCACGGTGTCGCCGGACTGCTCATCCTCGCGGGGCTGGCGGCCCGAGATGCGGCACGACGAGAGCAAGGGCTGCCGGTTCCACGGCTCGCGCCGTATGTCTCCGCGGGCGCGGCGGTGTTCGTCGTCGGAATCCTCGCGGTGTCGGGCTGGGCGCTCGCGCGTGGACGACTAGAGGGCTCGCGCACATTCTATGGGCAGTACACGGTGAAGGACGCGGAGGGACTGCGCCTGTTCCAGCACGGGAGCACCGTGCATGGCGTGGAGAACCTGGCGCCCGAAGAGCGAGGGGAGCCGCTCTCGTACTACCACCGGGGCTCGGCCGTGGGCCGCGTGATGGCCTCGGCGATGATTCCCCGGAAGCAGGTGGCCGTCGTGGGGCTGGGCATCGGCAGCCTCGCCGCGTACGGGCGGCCGGGGGAGACGTGGGACTTCTACGAGCTGGACCCCGAGGTGGAGCGACTGGCACGCAGACACTTCAGCCTGCTCGGTTCGAGTCAGGCGAACGTGCGGGTGTTCGCGGGGGATGCTCGGCTGCGGATGGAGGAGGCCAGGGAGCAGGGCTACGACGTCATCGTCCTGGATGCGTTCTCCAGTGACTTCGTGCCCACGCACCTGCTGACCCGCGAGGCCATCTCCCTCTATCTGCGCAAGCTCCGTCCAGGTGGACTGTTGCTGTTCCACGTCTCGAGCCGGCTCTTCAATCTCGTCCCCGTGCTCACGCGCCTGAGCGCGGAGCTGCACGTGCCGGGGTTGGTGAATCGACCGGAGTGCCTCTCCGTGGAGGAGCTGGCCTCTGGCCGTTCACCGAGCATCTGGTTCGCGATGAGCCCGAACCCGGACACGGCCGCGAACCTCTCGCGGGAACTCCCGTTCCAACGCGTCGACGCCACGCCGGAGATGCTCGGGCGACGTGCCTGGACGGACGGCTACGTGAACCTGCTGCACGCGCTCGCGACACCGTAG
- the truA gene encoding tRNA pseudouridine(38-40) synthase TruA — protein MPRLKLTLEYEGTRYVGWQVQANGRSLQAVMEEALGTLLGGESVSVRSAGRTDSGVHATGQVICFDTKRTLPMKAYVQGLNGILPPDVAVVSAEEAPEGFDPRRWSRGKRYRYRVNNRRTRSPLLRTTHWEVFTPLDVEAMRRAAVHLVGRHDFSAFRASDCQAKHAVREVRSLRIEGESGGAIAFVVEGTAFLKHMVRNLVGTLVDVGKGKRPEAWVAEVLASGDRKRAGPTAPPQGLVMEEVFYGDGPPPRTNGGEADEDEG, from the coding sequence ATGCCCCGGTTGAAGCTGACGCTCGAATACGAGGGCACCCGGTACGTGGGCTGGCAGGTGCAGGCCAATGGGCGCTCGCTCCAGGCGGTCATGGAAGAGGCGCTGGGCACGCTGCTGGGGGGCGAGTCCGTGTCCGTCCGCTCCGCGGGGCGCACGGACTCGGGCGTGCATGCGACGGGGCAGGTCATCTGCTTCGACACCAAGCGCACGCTGCCGATGAAGGCATATGTCCAGGGGCTCAACGGCATCCTGCCCCCGGACGTGGCGGTGGTGAGCGCGGAGGAGGCCCCCGAGGGGTTCGACCCGAGGCGCTGGTCTCGGGGCAAGCGTTACCGTTACCGGGTGAACAATCGCCGGACGCGGTCTCCGCTGCTGCGGACGACACACTGGGAGGTCTTCACCCCGCTCGACGTGGAGGCCATGCGGAGGGCGGCGGTGCACCTGGTGGGCCGGCATGACTTCTCCGCGTTCCGGGCGTCCGACTGCCAGGCGAAGCACGCGGTCCGTGAGGTTCGGAGCCTGCGCATCGAAGGGGAGTCTGGAGGAGCCATCGCCTTCGTGGTGGAGGGCACGGCCTTCCTGAAGCACATGGTGCGCAACCTCGTCGGGACGCTGGTGGACGTGGGCAAGGGCAAGCGGCCGGAGGCGTGGGTCGCGGAGGTGCTGGCCTCCGGGGACAGGAAGCGGGCGGGCCCCACCGCGCCGCCCCAGGGGCTGGTGATGGAGGAGGTCTTCTACGGGGACGGCCCGCCTCCTCGAACGAACGGCGGCGAGGCAGACGAGGACGAGGGCTGA